The genomic DNA CACCGGTTCACGCGGAACCCCGACCAGCCGTGGGGTGTCATCATCAAGGGCGAGCAGGTCGAGCTCGCGCGTCCACACGAACGCCAGCGGTACGGCGACGAGCAGGGCGAGGGCGACCGGTGCGATATCTGCCCACGCCCTTCCGTACGTCGATCCGGACAGCCACGTGAAGAGAGCAGGCGTGTCCCAAGGGTTCGCGCGGACGAGGAACAGTGTGGTCAGCGCGGTGAACCCGAACCACAGCCCGATGCCGATGAGGACGAGACGATCGGTATTCATTCCGCCCCGCCATGAGAGCCCATAGACGATGGCGAAGGCGACCAGGGCGCCCACGATGCCGACCGCAGAGACGAGTCCGACCCCGGCGCCGGGGATGAGGGTGACGACGATGACGGCACCCAGCCCGGCTCCACCGGTGATGCGAGCAGGCCGGGTTCGGCCAGAGGGTTGCGCGCACTGGCCTGGACGAGAGTGCCGGAGAGTCCCAGCGCGGCACCGGCGGCGAGGGCAGCGGCGACGCGGGCGCCCGAGAATCGAAGGCGAAGTCGATGACGGGTGCCGCCCGGTCCTGGAACCACAGCAGCACATCGCCGAGGAGGTAGAACCGTTCCCCGGTGAGCAGGCCGGTCACGGCGACGAGGATGAGGA from Brevibacterium sp. JSBI002 includes the following:
- a CDS encoding iron chelate uptake ABC transporter family permease subunit, whose product is MVVTLIPGAGVGLVSAVGIVGALVAFAIVYGLSWRGGMNTDRLVLIGIGLWFGFTALTTLFLVRANPWDTPALFTWLSGSTYGRAWADIAPVALALLVAVPLAFVWTRELDLLALDDDTPRLVGVPREPVRLAVLITAAVLAAVSVSAVGVVGFIGLVAPHAARALVGARHIRVVPTAMLLGAVGLVVADAVGRTVIAPGQIPAGLIVALIGAPYFVYLLARTRT
- a CDS encoding iron chelate uptake ABC transporter family permease subunit encodes the protein MVPGPGGTRHRLRLRFSGARVAAALAAGAALGLSGTLVQASARNPLAEPGLLASPVEPGWVPSSSSPSSPAPGSDSSLRSASWAPWSPSPSSMGSHGGAE